The Verrucomicrobiota bacterium genome has a segment encoding these proteins:
- a CDS encoding glycosyltransferase family 9 protein — MDESDRMEALGKILIIRGGAIGDFILTMPVLAALRRHFPLAPLEVLGYPHIVQLALATGLADKVRSIEARPLAGFFAPHTPLDRELADYFAGFSLIVSYLFDPDAIFRVNVAKCSSAQFIVGPHRPSETSNAHATEIFLQPLERLGIFNPHSVPNLQLNAVQDSTRPRHALQTCAGPGPRVLALHPGSGSERKNWPEEKWAEFISRLAALPDVHFWLVGGEAEGDRLTRLSAGLPGGRFEVAQNLPLVDLAFRLRDCHAFVGHDSGISHLAAALGVPTLVLWAHTNPAVWIPRGERVRIVQNGGRLNELPVKLVMAELERWLAV; from the coding sequence GTGGACGAATCGGATCGTATGGAAGCGCTCGGCAAAATCCTGATCATTCGCGGCGGAGCCATCGGCGATTTCATCCTGACCATGCCGGTCCTGGCCGCCTTGCGGCGACACTTTCCGTTGGCTCCACTGGAGGTTCTTGGCTATCCGCATATCGTCCAACTGGCGCTCGCCACCGGCCTGGCGGACAAGGTTCGCTCCATCGAAGCCCGGCCTCTGGCCGGTTTTTTTGCCCCGCACACGCCGTTGGATCGGGAGTTGGCCGATTACTTCGCCGGCTTCAGCTTGATCGTCTCTTACCTGTTCGATCCGGACGCGATCTTTCGTGTGAATGTGGCGAAGTGCTCGTCCGCCCAATTCATCGTTGGTCCGCATCGTCCGAGCGAAACTTCAAACGCGCACGCGACGGAGATTTTTCTGCAACCGCTCGAAAGGCTGGGAATCTTCAATCCGCACTCGGTTCCGAATCTGCAACTCAACGCAGTCCAGGATTCCACCCGGCCACGGCACGCGCTTCAAACTTGCGCTGGGCCCGGGCCCCGCGTTCTTGCTCTGCATCCGGGCAGCGGCAGCGAACGCAAGAATTGGCCGGAAGAAAAATGGGCGGAGTTCATCTCAAGGCTGGCCGCTTTGCCTGACGTCCACTTCTGGCTCGTGGGCGGCGAGGCCGAGGGCGATCGTTTGACTCGTTTGTCGGCGGGCTTGCCAGGCGGACGATTCGAGGTCGCGCAGAACCTGCCGCTGGTTGATCTCGCGTTCCGATTACGCGATTGCCACGCCTTTGTCGGCCACGACTCCGGCATCTCGCACCTCGCGGCCGCGCTGGGTGTGCCGACTCTGGTTTTATGGGCGCACACCAACCCGGCAGTCTGGATCCCTCGCGGGGAACGCGTGAGAATTGTTCAGAACGGCGGCCGCTTGAATGAACTTCCGGTCAAGTTGGTGATGGCAGAACTTGAGCGCTGGCTGGCGGTCTAG
- a CDS encoding glycosyltransferase has product MKLLWGPLPIYAPIDPPHQVVEFGESGLPYQIGETWNDIFQRLPGGFYPDAVVWRYPDSNPWPIHHDCPAPLVAILNDWSLYFSAFREALDRCDYLVTDKLGLERLRSIGISHASYWPGYGLYPEVFYRVPDRTHLCDIAFVGNHNHDIHRARAQILARIGKLGDRYRVAIRTGIWGNEYAELLRQSRIVVNYSVRREMNLRGYETPACGALLFMEASNLEVRDFLIEGRECVLYREDNIEELLHHYLENEPLRARIAEAGWRRIQSETFKAHVASLVTHLESLDWGKLRGRPRRWPHLKEAERFYLYGRWLACAGPKVHLGHDELVKAVKADPTEPEHWNAVAVAEAIAAAKIPDSAERTRVFNAYAERHWLKLVELCPGHLLGWANLGFARLEFGLRETGVEALRRALDLLSSNPEQMVFREGCCFFVDSSQENKTDFNIFRVEWERLVSTCASDPVRLSYELTVLLRWQCARRLGDALLGLGRAEEAKDLYARAIAARRELEYAYAGLGRALEQIGQTALACAAYQEALERQPWDLAVRRRLVGLLNALGDSFGAAIASHELALLEKALRPPSY; this is encoded by the coding sequence GTGAAACTTCTTTGGGGACCTCTGCCGATTTATGCTCCCATCGATCCGCCGCACCAAGTCGTCGAGTTCGGCGAAAGCGGTCTGCCGTATCAGATTGGGGAGACCTGGAATGACATCTTCCAGCGCTTGCCGGGAGGCTTCTACCCGGACGCAGTGGTGTGGCGATATCCGGACTCGAACCCCTGGCCGATCCATCACGATTGTCCGGCGCCGCTGGTCGCGATTCTGAACGATTGGAGCCTTTACTTCAGCGCGTTCCGCGAGGCGCTCGACCGCTGTGATTACCTCGTCACGGACAAACTCGGACTGGAGCGACTGCGCTCGATCGGGATCTCCCACGCGAGCTACTGGCCTGGATACGGCCTTTATCCGGAGGTTTTTTACCGCGTGCCCGATCGCACGCACCTCTGCGACATAGCCTTTGTAGGCAATCATAATCACGACATCCATCGCGCGCGCGCGCAAATTCTGGCTCGAATCGGAAAGCTGGGCGACCGGTATCGCGTCGCCATCCGCACCGGCATTTGGGGAAACGAGTACGCGGAACTGCTGAGGCAAAGTCGGATCGTGGTGAATTACTCCGTGCGCCGCGAAATGAATTTGCGCGGCTACGAAACGCCCGCATGCGGCGCGCTGCTTTTCATGGAAGCGAGCAACCTGGAGGTCCGCGATTTTTTGATCGAGGGCCGCGAGTGCGTGTTGTATCGGGAGGACAACATCGAGGAACTCCTGCATCATTACCTCGAGAATGAACCGTTGCGCGCGCGAATCGCCGAAGCAGGCTGGAGGCGCATTCAATCGGAGACATTCAAAGCGCACGTGGCGAGCTTGGTCACTCATCTAGAATCGTTGGATTGGGGCAAACTTCGCGGGCGCCCGCGGCGTTGGCCGCATCTCAAAGAGGCGGAGCGATTCTATCTTTACGGACGTTGGCTCGCGTGCGCCGGCCCAAAAGTTCATCTGGGACACGACGAACTCGTCAAGGCGGTCAAAGCCGACCCGACCGAGCCGGAGCATTGGAATGCGGTGGCCGTGGCCGAAGCCATCGCCGCCGCGAAAATCCCGGATTCAGCGGAGCGAACGCGCGTCTTCAACGCCTATGCCGAGCGCCACTGGCTGAAACTGGTCGAGCTTTGCCCCGGTCATTTGTTGGGCTGGGCGAATCTTGGCTTTGCTCGACTCGAATTCGGCCTGCGCGAAACCGGCGTGGAGGCGCTCCGCAGAGCCCTCGACTTACTCTCTTCCAATCCGGAGCAGATGGTTTTTCGGGAAGGCTGTTGCTTCTTCGTGGATTCCTCCCAGGAGAACAAAACGGATTTCAATATTTTCAGGGTCGAGTGGGAGAGGCTCGTCTCAACCTGCGCGTCCGATCCCGTGCGGCTGTCCTACGAATTGACGGTTTTGCTGCGCTGGCAATGCGCCCGGCGGCTGGGCGACGCCTTGCTCGGTCTCGGTCGAGCGGAGGAGGCCAAAGACTTGTACGCGCGTGCGATCGCGGCACGCCGTGAACTGGAATATGCCTATGCAGGGCTGGGGCGAGCGCTGGAGCAAATCGGCCAGACAGCGCTGGCGTGCGCGGCCTATCAAGAAGCCCTGGAACGTCAGCCCTGGGATCTCGCGGTACGAAGGAGACTGGTTGGACTGCTGAATGCCCTGGGCGATTCCTTTGGCGCGGCCATCGCCTCTCACGAACTGGCGTTGCTCGAGAAGGCGCTGCGTCCTCCTTCCTACTGA
- the tkt gene encoding transketolase — MKTEIIDQLCINTIRTLSMDAVQKANSGHPGTPMALAPVVYCLWQDFLRFDPNDPIWPNRDRFVLSVGHASMLVYSILHLCEVKSVNAKYETLGEPAVTLDDIKNFRQLDSKCPGHPEYRWTSGIETTTGPLGQGVANSVGLAIAAQWQAKYFNRPGFEMFNYDIYALCGDGCMMEGVSSEAASLAGHLKLSNLCWIYDNNKITIEGHTEWAFSEDVATRFLGYGWNVLRVGDANDLEMLARALKSFKNTKDRPTLIIVDSHIAYGAPNKQDTHAAHGEPLGEEEIRLTKKNYGWPEDAKFLVPDAVRAHFRNGMIVRGFELRKAWMAQFKNYRAEHPQLADHLYKMQHRQLPDGWDKDLPVFPPDAKGIATRDSSGKVLNALAKHVPWLLGGSADLAPSTKTRLTFDGAGDFTSENYQGRNFHFGVREHSMSSILNGLALSKVRAYGSGFLIFSDYARPAIRLAALMEIPVLFIFTHDSIGVGEDGPTHQPIEQLASLRAIPGLITLRPADANEVTEAWRFLAKLRHEPVALILSRQALPTVDRVKYGAASGLEKGAYVLADAPNGKPDVLLLASGSEVSLCVQAHDLLAKEGIQSRVVSMPSWELFEHQTQEYRDSVIPPSVVARVSVEQASTFGWERYVGRRGHMIGMKTFGASAPLKELQKKFGFTAENVVAAAKAQIAKAK, encoded by the coding sequence ATGAAAACTGAGATTATCGATCAACTCTGCATCAACACCATCCGGACCTTGTCCATGGACGCGGTTCAGAAAGCCAATTCCGGCCATCCGGGCACGCCCATGGCGTTGGCGCCGGTCGTGTACTGTCTCTGGCAAGATTTCCTGCGCTTCGATCCTAACGACCCGATCTGGCCGAACCGCGATCGCTTCGTCCTCTCCGTCGGCCACGCCTCCATGCTGGTCTACTCGATCCTGCACCTGTGCGAGGTCAAATCCGTGAACGCGAAGTACGAGACGCTGGGCGAACCTGCCGTCACGCTCGACGACATCAAAAACTTCCGGCAACTCGACAGCAAATGTCCGGGCCACCCCGAATATCGGTGGACTTCCGGCATTGAAACCACCACGGGACCGCTCGGCCAGGGCGTCGCCAACAGCGTAGGTCTGGCCATTGCCGCCCAGTGGCAGGCGAAATATTTCAACCGTCCGGGCTTCGAGATGTTCAACTACGACATCTATGCCCTGTGCGGCGACGGGTGCATGATGGAAGGCGTTTCCAGCGAAGCGGCTTCCCTGGCCGGGCACTTGAAGCTCTCCAACCTCTGCTGGATTTACGACAACAACAAAATCACGATCGAAGGCCACACCGAATGGGCTTTCTCGGAAGACGTGGCCACGCGCTTCCTGGGCTATGGTTGGAACGTCCTCCGCGTCGGCGATGCCAACGACCTGGAGATGCTCGCTCGCGCCCTGAAAAGCTTCAAGAACACCAAAGACCGGCCCACGCTCATCATCGTCGATAGCCACATCGCTTACGGCGCGCCCAACAAACAAGACACGCATGCGGCGCACGGCGAGCCGCTCGGCGAGGAAGAAATCCGTCTGACCAAGAAGAACTATGGCTGGCCCGAAGACGCGAAGTTTTTGGTGCCGGACGCGGTGCGGGCGCATTTCCGGAATGGGATGATCGTGCGCGGTTTCGAGCTTCGTAAGGCGTGGATGGCGCAGTTTAAGAACTATCGAGCGGAGCACCCGCAACTGGCGGATCACCTCTACAAGATGCAGCATCGCCAGCTCCCGGATGGCTGGGACAAGGATTTGCCCGTCTTTCCGCCGGATGCAAAGGGCATCGCCACTCGGGATTCCTCCGGCAAAGTGCTGAATGCCCTGGCGAAGCATGTTCCCTGGCTGCTCGGCGGCTCGGCGGATCTCGCTCCTTCCACCAAAACGCGCCTTACGTTCGACGGCGCAGGAGATTTCACTTCAGAGAATTACCAGGGCCGCAATTTTCACTTTGGCGTGCGCGAGCACTCCATGTCCTCGATCCTGAACGGCCTGGCGCTTTCCAAGGTCCGGGCTTATGGCTCCGGCTTTCTGATTTTCAGCGATTACGCGCGGCCGGCGATTCGGCTGGCGGCGTTGATGGAGATCCCGGTTCTCTTTATTTTCACGCACGACTCCATTGGTGTGGGCGAGGACGGTCCGACGCATCAGCCAATCGAGCAACTGGCTTCGCTGCGCGCGATCCCCGGTCTGATTACCTTGCGCCCGGCCGACGCGAACGAAGTGACCGAAGCCTGGCGGTTCCTCGCCAAACTGCGGCACGAACCCGTGGCGCTGATTCTGAGTCGGCAGGCGCTGCCCACAGTGGACCGCGTCAAATACGGCGCGGCTTCCGGCCTGGAGAAGGGGGCTTATGTCCTGGCGGACGCGCCGAACGGCAAACCGGACGTCTTGTTGCTCGCGAGCGGCAGCGAAGTATCGCTGTGCGTCCAGGCTCACGATCTGCTCGCCAAGGAAGGAATTCAGTCGCGCGTCGTCAGCATGCCGTCATGGGAACTGTTCGAACATCAGACCCAGGAATACCGCGACAGCGTGATCCCGCCGAGCGTCGTCGCGCGCGTCTCCGTCGAGCAAGCTTCGACTTTTGGCTGGGAGCGTTACGTCGGTCGCCGCGGGCACATGATCGGCATGAAGACTTTCGGGGCTTCGGCTCCGTTGAAGGAATTGCAGAAGAAATTCGGCTTCACCGCCGAAAACGTCGTCGCCGCAGCCAAAGCCCAGATCGCCAAAGCGAAATAG
- the pncA gene encoding bifunctional nicotinamidase/pyrazinamidase, which translates to MKTLILVDIQNDFVPGGALPVPEGAAIVPLVNRLQEHFDLIVATQDWHPPDHGSFAANHPGRKPGEVVDLHGLPQILWPVHCVQNTRGAEFVPGLNAGRAAKIFVKGTDPRIDSYSGFFDNGHRKATGLGDYLKQRGASEAYVAGLATDYCVKFTALDAQQLGFKTSLIEDACRGVNLKPEDVARAVAAMKQAGVRIVNSRHILNP; encoded by the coding sequence ATGAAAACGCTCATTCTCGTGGACATCCAAAACGATTTTGTTCCAGGCGGCGCCTTGCCTGTGCCGGAGGGCGCCGCCATCGTGCCGCTGGTGAATCGCCTCCAGGAGCACTTCGATCTGATCGTCGCCACTCAAGACTGGCACCCGCCTGATCACGGGAGCTTCGCCGCCAATCATCCCGGACGGAAACCCGGCGAGGTCGTTGACTTGCACGGTCTGCCTCAAATCCTGTGGCCAGTCCATTGCGTGCAGAACACGCGCGGCGCGGAGTTCGTTCCGGGATTGAATGCGGGCCGCGCAGCCAAAATATTCGTCAAGGGCACGGACCCTCGAATCGACAGTTACAGCGGTTTTTTTGACAATGGCCATCGCAAAGCCACGGGGCTGGGTGATTATTTGAAGCAACGCGGCGCCAGCGAAGCTTATGTCGCCGGCCTGGCCACAGACTACTGTGTGAAATTCACCGCGCTCGACGCTCAACAACTTGGTTTCAAGACTTCCTTGATCGAAGACGCCTGCCGTGGGGTGAATCTCAAACCAGAGGATGTCGCCCGCGCCGTTGCGGCAATGAAACAGGCGGGGGTGAGAATCGTAAACAGCCGCCACATTTTGAATCCTTGA
- a CDS encoding nicotinate phosphoribosyltransferase, producing the protein MSVRHPPSALLTDLYQLTMAYAYWKSGTHTKEAVFHLFFRKNPFQSGFSINCGLQDVVDYLRAFRFDRSDLDYLAGLSGSDGKPLFDAGFLQYLNELRLSVDLDGIPEGTIVFPNEPLLRIQGPIIEGQLLETALLNIVNFQTLIATKAARICVATKGDPVLEFGLRRAQGIDGALAASRAAYIGGCAATSNVLAGRLFGIPVRGTHAHSWVMSFDDELEAFQAYARAMPNNCIFLVDTYDTLAGVRKAIEAGQWLRSEGHEMIGIRLDSGDLAYLSIEARSMLDEAGFPKAAIVASNDLDEQTIVSLRDQGAAINVWGVGTRLVTGYDQPAMGGVYKLAAIRQPGGSWKYKVKLSEQAVKVSNPGIQQVRRFQQDGEFLGDVIYDVELGLSDGSVIIDPLDATRRKRIPSSATAHDLLVPIFRKGKEVCELPPIQAVRERAQQQLAGFHSGIKRFLNPHEYPVGLEPRLLDLRTRLILEARGHTDQTVG; encoded by the coding sequence ATGTCCGTTCGCCATCCGCCTTCCGCCCTTCTGACCGATCTGTATCAACTGACCATGGCGTATGCCTATTGGAAATCGGGCACGCACACGAAGGAAGCAGTCTTTCATCTGTTCTTCCGGAAGAATCCCTTCCAGTCCGGGTTCAGCATCAACTGCGGATTGCAGGACGTGGTCGATTACCTGAGGGCTTTCCGCTTCGACCGGAGCGACCTGGATTATCTGGCCGGTTTGTCCGGGAGCGATGGGAAGCCCTTGTTCGATGCCGGTTTTCTGCAGTACCTGAACGAGCTTCGCCTGAGCGTGGACCTGGATGGGATTCCCGAAGGCACGATCGTTTTTCCGAACGAGCCGCTCTTGCGGATTCAGGGGCCGATCATCGAAGGCCAGCTTCTGGAAACTGCGTTGCTGAACATCGTCAACTTCCAAACCTTGATCGCCACGAAAGCCGCGCGCATCTGTGTCGCCACCAAAGGCGATCCGGTGCTGGAGTTCGGACTGCGCCGCGCCCAGGGCATCGATGGCGCGCTCGCGGCGAGCCGCGCGGCTTACATCGGCGGCTGTGCGGCGACGTCGAACGTGTTGGCCGGAAGACTTTTCGGCATCCCGGTCCGGGGGACGCACGCGCACAGTTGGGTGATGTCCTTCGACGACGAGTTGGAAGCGTTTCAAGCGTATGCGCGGGCCATGCCGAACAACTGCATCTTTCTCGTGGACACCTACGACACGCTGGCCGGCGTGCGAAAGGCAATTGAGGCCGGCCAGTGGTTGCGCAGTGAAGGCCACGAAATGATCGGCATCCGGCTCGATTCGGGCGACCTGGCGTATCTGAGTATCGAAGCGAGAAGCATGCTCGATGAGGCGGGCTTCCCGAAGGCGGCGATTGTCGCGAGCAACGATCTGGACGAGCAAACCATCGTCAGCTTGCGTGATCAAGGCGCGGCCATCAACGTCTGGGGCGTCGGCACGCGGCTCGTGACTGGTTACGATCAACCGGCCATGGGCGGCGTCTATAAACTCGCCGCCATCCGTCAACCCGGCGGTTCATGGAAGTACAAAGTCAAATTGTCCGAGCAAGCCGTCAAAGTATCCAATCCAGGCATCCAGCAAGTGCGCCGATTTCAGCAAGACGGCGAATTCCTGGGCGACGTGATTTATGATGTTGAGCTGGGCCTGAGTGACGGCTCCGTGATCATCGATCCGTTGGACGCGACGCGGCGCAAGCGAATTCCGTCCAGCGCGACCGCGCACGACCTGCTCGTGCCAATCTTTAGGAAGGGGAAGGAAGTGTGCGAGCTGCCGCCGATTCAGGCAGTCCGCGAACGAGCGCAACAGCAACTCGCGGGCTTCCACTCCGGAATCAAGCGCTTCCTGAATCCGCACGAGTATCCCGTGGGCCTCGAACCGCGCTTGCTGGATTTGCGGACCAGGTTGATTCTCGAAGCCCGCGGCCATACTGACCAGACCGTGGGATAG